In one window of Legionella fallonii LLAP-10 DNA:
- the pgi gene encoding glucose-6-phosphate isomerase, whose protein sequence is MLALTQISSWKQLEHYKQSNCDESHLQLLDSNKNIRSKKYCATASNIAIDYSQQFIDDEVLHLLFSLADECGLQEKINQLMSGHHVNTSEHKPALHTALRASADEQIIVKGHNIIPDVIHARELMRDISTRLRNGEWYGFSGKPITDIVNIGIGGSFLGPKFCTRALIDFTTDKLKFHFISGIDPHEFQHKLSQLNPETTLFIIASKSFTTKETLCNMDKAIVWLAQPQHINKHIIAVTANVDKARQFGIDNVIPTWTWVGGRYSTCSSINLITCIAIGYKHFSEMLVGAREMDKHFQNTKFSQNLPVLLALLGIWNINFLKIHNLLMLIYFYDLQHFVPYIQQLDMESNGKSIDKDGRIVNYATGPIIWGGPAHQVQHSYFQLLCQGTHRVAADLISIDTLENAMVNKMCNAHQKVLSNGAGSRDCKQLKSFKTPTNHLSLFDWTPKTLGSLMALYEHKIFTQSVIWNINAFDQPGVELSKQIIG, encoded by the coding sequence ATGCTCGCATTAACACAAATTAGTTCGTGGAAGCAGCTAGAGCACTATAAGCAATCCAATTGTGATGAGTCGCATCTTCAGTTACTCGACTCTAATAAGAATATAAGGTCAAAAAAATATTGTGCCACAGCATCAAATATTGCAATTGACTACAGCCAACAATTTATAGACGACGAAGTATTGCATTTGCTCTTTTCTCTTGCGGATGAGTGTGGATTGCAAGAAAAAATAAATCAGCTAATGTCCGGACATCATGTTAATACTTCAGAGCATAAACCAGCATTACATACGGCACTTAGAGCTTCAGCCGATGAACAAATTATTGTAAAGGGTCATAATATTATTCCCGATGTTATACATGCTCGTGAGCTAATGCGGGATATTTCTACTCGGCTCAGAAATGGGGAATGGTATGGATTTTCAGGAAAACCCATTACTGATATTGTTAATATAGGCATTGGTGGTTCTTTTTTGGGGCCAAAATTTTGTACCAGGGCATTAATTGACTTTACAACGGATAAATTAAAATTTCATTTTATATCTGGCATTGATCCACATGAGTTTCAGCATAAATTAAGTCAATTAAATCCAGAAACAACCCTTTTTATCATTGCTTCAAAATCGTTCACTACAAAGGAAACCTTATGTAACATGGATAAGGCTATTGTATGGCTAGCTCAGCCTCAACATATTAATAAGCATATTATTGCGGTTACCGCAAATGTAGATAAAGCGAGGCAATTTGGAATAGATAATGTGATCCCTACCTGGACTTGGGTTGGTGGTCGTTATTCTACGTGTTCTTCTATTAATCTTATTACCTGTATTGCAATCGGATATAAACATTTTTCCGAAATGCTTGTAGGAGCGCGAGAGATGGATAAACATTTTCAGAATACTAAGTTTTCACAAAACTTACCCGTTCTTTTAGCACTTCTTGGCATTTGGAATATTAATTTCTTGAAAATTCATAATCTGTTGATGTTAATTTACTTTTATGATCTTCAGCATTTTGTTCCTTACATACAACAATTGGATATGGAAAGTAATGGGAAATCAATAGACAAAGACGGACGAATAGTTAATTATGCTACAGGGCCTATTATTTGGGGGGGGCCTGCGCATCAAGTTCAACATAGTTATTTTCAGTTATTGTGCCAAGGAACACATAGAGTTGCCGCTGATTTAATCAGTATAGATACTTTAGAAAATGCTATGGTTAATAAAATGTGCAATGCACATCAAAAAGTGTTGAGCAATGGAGCGGGGTCTCGTGATTGTAAGCAATTAAAATCGTTTAAAACGCCCACTAATCATCTCTCTTTATTTGATTGGACCCCTAAAACACTTGGTTCTTTAATGGCTCTATATGAGCATAAAATTTTTACCCAAAGTGTAATATGGAATATTAATGCGTTCGATCAACCTGGTGTTGAGTTATCGAAACAGATAATTGGATAA
- the galU gene encoding UTP--glucose-1-phosphate uridylyltransferase GalU: MKLTHAPIQKAVFPVAGLGTRFLPATKAAPKEMLSIVNKPLIQYAVEEAYAAGIRQMIFVTCHYKRAIEDHFDISNELENELISHNKMELLSLVHAVKPEDMECFYVRQPKPLGLGHAVLCAESLIGDEAFAVLLADDLIIGEPPIMKQMVDIYKEYRTSVLAVQNVSPEHTSQYGIIAGKQRTERILDITDLVEKPLPDHAPSNIAIVGRYILSASIFDEIRALPHVDGDEIQLTDAIKCLLKKESVLAYRYDGTRYDCGSILGFLKANVDLGRIDPVEGERFSKWLLETIHKQHFER; encoded by the coding sequence ATGAAACTCACTCATGCTCCAATACAAAAAGCTGTATTTCCTGTGGCTGGTCTAGGAACCCGATTTTTGCCAGCAACTAAAGCTGCTCCAAAGGAAATGTTATCTATCGTTAATAAGCCCTTAATTCAGTATGCGGTTGAAGAGGCTTATGCTGCAGGAATACGACAAATGATTTTTGTCACTTGCCATTATAAACGAGCTATTGAAGATCATTTTGATATATCGAATGAATTAGAGAACGAACTAATTTCCCATAACAAAATGGAACTTTTGTCTTTGGTACATGCAGTGAAACCAGAAGATATGGAGTGTTTTTATGTCCGACAACCGAAACCTTTAGGCCTGGGGCATGCCGTTTTATGCGCTGAAAGTTTGATAGGTGATGAGGCGTTTGCTGTGTTGCTTGCCGATGATCTGATTATTGGTGAGCCTCCCATTATGAAGCAAATGGTCGACATTTATAAAGAATATAGAACCAGCGTTCTCGCAGTGCAAAATGTTTCTCCTGAGCATACCTCACAATATGGCATTATTGCAGGGAAACAACGCACTGAGCGTATTCTCGATATTACTGACTTAGTAGAAAAACCACTTCCAGATCATGCTCCTTCAAATATTGCTATTGTTGGGCGTTATATTCTTAGCGCAAGTATCTTTGATGAAATTAGAGCGTTGCCGCATGTTGATGGAGACGAGATTCAACTGACAGATGCAATTAAATGTTTATTAAAAAAAGAATCTGTTTTAGCGTATCGCTATGATGGAACACGTTATGATTGTGGCAGTATATTAGGCTTTTTAAAAGCGAACGTCGATCTAGGAAGAATTGATCCTGTAGAGGGGGAACGTTTTTCTAAATGGTTGTTAGAAACAATACATAAGCAACATTTTGAACGGTAA
- the bcsR gene encoding cellulose biosynthesis protein BcsR translates to MDNRALSFNKKTATKLPEDLYVLANTYSLSKLNYIDIAQQEHFVKMMKDWPLLAELAQLTSPNTN, encoded by the coding sequence ATGGATAACAGGGCACTGAGCTTTAATAAAAAAACAGCGACAAAATTGCCAGAAGACTTATATGTCTTAGCCAATACCTATTCTTTGTCTAAATTAAACTATATCGATATTGCGCAACAAGAACATTTTGTGAAAATGATGAAAGATTGGCCTCTATTAGCCGAGTTAGCCCAACTCACTTCCCCAAATACAAATTAA
- the bcsQ gene encoding cellulose biosynthesis protein BcsQ codes for MPVIGLQGVRGGSGTTSLTAGLAWSLQKLGASVLAIDCSPDNMLRLYFNMPFTQKRGWARAMVDGIPWQESAMSYTKLLDFVPFGTISKTEQLKLETQPKMDSAFWQSQLTLTDLIAHKSYDWILLDLPTEHLTSFAHYGLSLIDCRIRILNANMSCHVGLHQQELPGNCYFLVNKYNSSYLLQKNLMQLWRQALSELLPLIVHSDEAITESLAVKQPPGEYGANSLAAKDLMALANWCCASLVKQIS; via the coding sequence ATGCCAGTAATCGGATTACAAGGAGTCCGAGGAGGTTCAGGAACCACATCTCTAACTGCGGGATTGGCCTGGTCTTTGCAAAAACTAGGAGCATCCGTATTAGCCATAGATTGCTCACCAGATAATATGTTACGACTGTATTTTAATATGCCGTTCACCCAAAAACGTGGTTGGGCTCGTGCTATGGTAGACGGTATTCCGTGGCAAGAAAGTGCAATGAGTTATACTAAATTATTAGATTTTGTACCTTTTGGAACTATCTCCAAAACAGAACAACTCAAGCTAGAAACTCAACCTAAAATGGATTCGGCATTTTGGCAATCACAGCTAACACTAACCGATTTAATCGCTCACAAGAGTTATGATTGGATTCTTTTAGACCTGCCAACAGAGCATCTTACTTCATTTGCTCATTATGGATTATCCCTTATCGATTGTAGAATTCGTATATTAAATGCCAACATGTCATGTCACGTTGGTTTACATCAGCAAGAATTACCAGGTAATTGTTATTTTTTAGTTAATAAGTACAACTCGTCCTATCTATTACAAAAAAATCTAATGCAATTATGGCGACAAGCTCTATCTGAGCTATTACCACTAATAGTTCATAGCGATGAAGCGATTACTGAATCACTCGCGGTCAAACAGCCCCCGGGTGAATATGGCGCCAACAGCCTTGCGGCCAAAGATCTAATGGCATTAGCTAATTGGTGCTGCGCCTCTTTGGTAAAGCAAATATCATGA
- the bcsA gene encoding UDP-forming cellulose synthase catalytic subunit has product MSIILRLFFNESLAQKFEAHYQNYRHHGASFFAAFLANFFWSLGWLFLKFESPYWQWVRANHLKLFPQISVIHPKIGDILRYFIQSTWLILILPSRQNRISPSIKQWQKQSIDAYYSNINLLPHKIHRSKMGKKTRNYVKKLSHNAYKALLILLSFFSGILLILCITQPFSPIPQFIFLMLLLVTALSIRHIPGHPTVIMLVVISLIVSCRYLWWRYSATLVWEDTVSMIFGVLLILAETYIFVVLVLGYLQSIWPLHRNPVSLPEDYSTWPTVDIMIPTYNEELGVIKPGVYAALGIDWPKDKLNIYILDDGNRLSVEKFAQESGVHYITRSNNAYAKAGNINNALQYSKGEFIVIFDCDHIPTHSFLQLTIGWFLKDPKLAIVQTPHHFFSPDPFERNLGAFQNIPNESALFYGIIQDGNDLWDATYFCGSAGILRRSALEEVGGFSVESVTEDALTSIRLQRKGYTSAYIRIPMAAGLATESLSGHIGQRIRWARGMVQILRTDNPLTGKGLKISQRLCYFNAIMHFLSGIPRLIFLVTPVAFLALYARIVYAPAIMVLLYGLPHIIHAVLSNSRIQGKYRHFLWNEIYETVMAWYIAIPTTVALINPRKGKFNVTVKGGLVKERYADWVTARPYVILLCINFIGLIAGFIRLFWGPSEDILAVLITLSWVIYNITILGGALGVDVEAKQIRKSHRVKFSMPAAIARADGHLFPCTLRNYSGSGVGIEIDDPTWLKNGEKIALILNKGLEEFRFPCTVMRIFNREVGIRLDELSLKQNIDFIQCTFARADNWVLWQKYIPEEKTIESMRHVFQLDFRGYLSIIEYAPPLIRSILSALTNILMWVVSFFPRTIKKNQAQAANAVGIVEI; this is encoded by the coding sequence ATGAGTATCATTCTTCGCCTATTCTTCAATGAGTCCCTAGCTCAAAAATTTGAGGCACACTATCAAAATTATAGACACCACGGCGCTTCTTTTTTTGCTGCATTTCTCGCTAATTTTTTTTGGAGCTTAGGTTGGCTTTTCTTAAAATTTGAATCACCATATTGGCAATGGGTCAGAGCAAATCATTTGAAATTATTTCCTCAAATTTCTGTAATTCACCCAAAAATCGGAGATATACTGCGCTATTTTATTCAATCAACTTGGCTAATCTTAATTCTTCCTTCGCGACAAAACAGAATCAGCCCTAGTATTAAGCAATGGCAAAAACAAAGCATCGATGCCTACTATTCTAACATTAATCTTTTACCTCATAAAATTCATCGCAGTAAAATGGGGAAAAAAACGAGGAACTACGTCAAAAAGTTAAGTCACAATGCCTACAAAGCTTTATTAATCTTACTCAGCTTTTTTTCAGGAATACTATTAATTTTATGTATTACCCAACCCTTTAGCCCTATACCCCAATTTATTTTTTTAATGCTTTTATTAGTTACGGCATTAAGTATTAGACACATACCTGGACACCCCACAGTCATTATGCTCGTAGTCATTTCACTCATTGTTTCTTGCCGATATTTATGGTGGCGTTATAGCGCCACACTGGTCTGGGAAGATACAGTAAGTATGATATTTGGCGTACTGCTTATCCTTGCTGAAACTTATATTTTTGTAGTCCTTGTGCTTGGCTATCTTCAAAGTATTTGGCCCTTACACCGAAACCCTGTTTCGCTTCCCGAAGATTACTCCACTTGGCCTACCGTTGACATTATGATCCCAACCTATAATGAAGAGCTAGGCGTTATTAAGCCAGGAGTTTATGCCGCACTGGGTATAGATTGGCCAAAAGACAAACTCAATATCTATATCCTTGACGATGGAAACCGTTTGTCAGTGGAAAAATTTGCCCAAGAGAGCGGCGTTCATTACATTACCCGTAGCAACAACGCTTATGCTAAGGCGGGTAATATCAATAATGCATTACAATACTCTAAAGGCGAATTCATCGTTATTTTTGACTGTGACCATATCCCTACTCATAGCTTTCTCCAATTAACCATAGGTTGGTTTTTAAAAGATCCTAAATTAGCTATCGTGCAAACACCACATCACTTTTTTTCACCAGACCCTTTTGAACGCAACTTAGGGGCATTTCAAAATATACCCAATGAAAGTGCATTGTTCTACGGCATAATACAAGATGGGAATGATTTATGGGATGCGACCTATTTTTGTGGTTCCGCCGGTATACTTCGCCGTAGTGCGCTGGAAGAAGTAGGTGGCTTTTCTGTAGAAAGTGTCACTGAAGATGCGCTTACCTCTATCCGCTTACAACGTAAGGGCTACACCTCTGCCTACATACGTATCCCCATGGCAGCAGGTTTAGCGACAGAAAGTTTATCAGGCCACATAGGCCAACGAATTCGCTGGGCGCGAGGTATGGTACAAATTTTACGCACAGATAACCCATTAACAGGTAAAGGTCTCAAAATCTCCCAACGTCTCTGTTATTTCAATGCCATAATGCACTTCCTATCAGGTATCCCTCGATTGATTTTTCTGGTTACACCAGTAGCATTTCTAGCACTATATGCTCGAATTGTTTATGCTCCTGCAATAATGGTTTTATTATATGGGCTCCCCCATATTATTCATGCCGTACTGTCTAATAGCCGCATCCAAGGAAAATATCGCCACTTTTTATGGAATGAAATTTATGAAACAGTAATGGCTTGGTATATCGCAATACCCACAACTGTCGCTTTAATCAATCCACGCAAAGGGAAATTTAATGTTACAGTCAAAGGGGGCTTAGTCAAAGAGCGCTATGCAGACTGGGTAACTGCGCGACCTTACGTCATTCTACTTTGCATCAATTTTATTGGTTTAATTGCTGGATTCATCCGTCTGTTTTGGGGACCAAGCGAAGACATTCTAGCGGTACTCATCACTTTATCCTGGGTAATCTATAATATAACAATCCTTGGCGGAGCCTTAGGCGTGGATGTTGAAGCCAAGCAAATACGTAAATCGCATAGAGTCAAATTTTCTATGCCTGCCGCCATAGCTCGAGCTGATGGTCACTTATTTCCCTGTACCTTGCGTAATTATTCAGGAAGTGGAGTGGGTATAGAAATTGACGACCCTACATGGCTAAAAAATGGCGAAAAAATAGCACTGATACTGAATAAAGGTCTTGAGGAATTCCGTTTTCCATGTACCGTCATGCGCATTTTTAATCGAGAGGTAGGTATACGTTTGGATGAGCTTTCCTTAAAACAAAATATAGATTTTATACAATGTACCTTCGCTAGAGCAGACAACTGGGTTCTATGGCAAAAATACATTCCTGAAGAAAAAACGATAGAAAGCATGCGCCATGTTTTCCAACTGGACTTCCGTGGATATCTTAGTATTATAGAATATGCCCCACCTTTAATTCGCAGTATATTGTCTGCTCTAACTAATATATTAATGTGGGTAGTGTCGTTTTTCCCTCGTACAATTAAAAAAAATCAGGCGCAAGCCGCTAATGCCGTTGGAATAGTTGAAATTTAA
- the bcsB gene encoding cellulose biosynthesis cyclic di-GMP-binding regulatory protein BcsB: MIKKTVYITTLFLIAVSLLAQIIQAAPVKAQNTATKNQVTTQPATTVALTTDAPTQKIKLFFNKDTLTPKTFTIFGLNPDNSVEFTIRKDQLVTQAQLNLQFTPSPSLIPIQSQLKIYLNEELVGLITLIDEMLGKSNHLEIPIDPRFINDFNRLKLHFIGHYKAICENPANTTLWMEISKLSFLELMTQTLELKNELTHFPEPFFDRLDDKPLVLPMVFAAQPDLTQQRAAAILASWFGAKSRWHGQSFPALFNELPGRNAIVLLTNTQRPDFLKSYQTVNAPTVEMISHPDNPYIKLLVISGRDSNDLITAVKGIVTGNILFRGSSVTVDQVETIAPRKPYDAPYWVRTDRPTSFEELQQFKEQLQTRGFNPSPISLPFNLPPDLFLNGSPGVKISLKYRYTVPPPQGVSHLNVSLNNYFVQSFKLLSTSEQEPKLLGVVPLSAANDTTKQFTIPVLDLGTNNEMVFDFAYTNSIGGGTIDGRCESYTLTDNYAAIDGNSTIDFSNYYHYIALPNLRAFISAGFPFSRLADLSETWILISKQPLAVEVTTLLNTMGSIGSQTGFPVLAMSLTDDWAQLKNKDVDTLIIGNIPGELYDDSKINLLMKKTESWINSPFRQAELPDIPVTPGNAAVNNKTVVSSNGVLAAIIGLQSPYYKQRSIIGLLADTPRGFELLNETFSVKSLSGQVFGSVAVIKESGINSLQVGPIYHVGYLPWYMHIWLALQQHPINMALASLVAALIVTYLLWQALRAISRHRLKK, encoded by the coding sequence ATGATAAAAAAAACAGTCTATATCACAACATTGTTTTTGATAGCTGTCAGTTTGCTTGCTCAAATAATACAAGCCGCGCCTGTAAAAGCCCAAAATACCGCTACAAAAAACCAGGTCACTACTCAACCAGCAACCACAGTTGCTCTCACTACTGACGCCCCCACGCAAAAAATAAAACTATTTTTTAATAAAGACACATTGACACCGAAGACTTTTACTATTTTTGGCCTCAATCCGGACAATAGCGTGGAGTTTACCATCCGCAAAGATCAACTGGTTACTCAAGCCCAATTAAACCTGCAATTTACTCCGTCCCCATCATTAATTCCGATACAATCTCAATTGAAAATCTATCTGAATGAGGAACTTGTAGGCCTGATAACTCTCATAGATGAGATGTTAGGAAAATCCAATCACCTTGAAATACCAATCGATCCTCGGTTTATTAATGATTTTAATCGGTTAAAACTACACTTTATTGGTCACTATAAAGCCATATGCGAAAACCCAGCGAATACCACTCTATGGATGGAAATCAGCAAGCTCAGTTTTCTTGAACTGATGACTCAAACTTTAGAATTAAAAAATGAACTAACCCACTTCCCTGAACCATTTTTTGATCGTTTGGATGATAAACCATTAGTACTACCTATGGTATTTGCAGCACAACCGGATTTAACCCAACAACGAGCCGCAGCAATTTTGGCATCGTGGTTTGGCGCTAAATCACGATGGCATGGTCAATCATTCCCTGCTCTATTTAATGAATTGCCCGGACGTAATGCTATTGTACTTCTTACAAACACGCAACGTCCCGACTTTCTTAAAAGTTATCAAACGGTAAATGCCCCTACAGTAGAAATGATTAGTCATCCAGACAATCCCTATATCAAGCTATTGGTTATTTCCGGCCGTGACAGCAACGATTTAATCACTGCGGTAAAAGGAATAGTCACAGGTAATATTCTGTTTCGTGGTTCCAGTGTAACAGTGGATCAAGTAGAAACTATTGCACCACGTAAACCCTATGATGCACCTTATTGGGTTCGCACCGATAGACCCACCTCATTTGAAGAACTACAGCAATTTAAAGAGCAATTACAAACCAGGGGATTTAATCCCAGTCCCATTTCCCTGCCATTTAATTTACCTCCAGATTTATTTCTCAATGGTAGTCCAGGGGTAAAAATATCGCTGAAATATCGTTATACTGTACCGCCACCACAAGGTGTTTCACATCTCAATGTCAGTCTAAATAACTACTTCGTCCAAAGCTTTAAGTTGCTGTCGACATCCGAGCAAGAACCAAAATTACTTGGCGTAGTACCTTTATCCGCAGCAAACGACACAACAAAACAATTTACTATCCCAGTATTAGACTTAGGAACAAACAACGAAATGGTATTTGATTTTGCTTATACTAACTCTATAGGCGGGGGGACAATAGATGGGCGTTGTGAATCCTACACTTTAACAGACAATTATGCTGCTATTGATGGTAACTCTACTATAGATTTCTCAAATTATTATCATTATATAGCGCTGCCTAATTTAAGAGCCTTTATCAGCGCGGGTTTTCCTTTTAGCCGTCTTGCTGACTTGTCTGAAACTTGGATCTTAATCAGCAAACAACCTCTCGCCGTAGAAGTAACTACGTTATTAAATACTATGGGTAGCATAGGTTCCCAGACAGGATTTCCTGTTTTAGCAATGAGTTTAACTGATGACTGGGCACAATTAAAAAACAAAGATGTTGACACTCTCATCATCGGCAATATACCTGGTGAGTTATATGATGATAGCAAAATTAATCTTCTGATGAAGAAAACGGAAAGTTGGATTAACTCACCATTTCGCCAAGCAGAATTACCTGATATACCCGTAACCCCTGGTAATGCAGCAGTAAACAATAAAACCGTGGTAAGCTCTAATGGAGTACTTGCTGCCATAATAGGTCTGCAATCCCCCTACTACAAACAACGCAGTATCATAGGCCTTCTTGCAGACACACCGCGTGGCTTTGAACTACTTAATGAAACATTTTCTGTAAAAAGTCTTAGTGGCCAGGTATTTGGTTCTGTAGCCGTAATTAAAGAATCAGGGATAAATAGTTTACAAGTTGGCCCCATTTATCATGTTGGCTATTTACCGTGGTATATGCATATTTGGCTTGCACTGCAACAACATCCGATCAATATGGCTTTAGCTTCATTAGTAGCTGCGCTGATTGTGACCTATTTATTATGGCAAGCTTTAAGGGCGATTAGTCGACATCGCTTAAAAAAATAG
- the bcsZ gene encoding cellulose synthase complex periplasmic endoglucanase BcsZ: MKDQYTFFFKTLVVIFLLLLLHSSSLKTLMYWPSWLDFKRLYISDDGRVVDSSSPNKVTTSEGQSYALFFALVANDRPMFDKLIRWTENNLAAGDLSAQLPAWLWGQNQQKQWKILDPNSASDSDQWIAYTLLEAGRLWRNQHYESLGTQLLERILKEEVADIPGIGKTVLPGKMGFVHGNNWRLNPSYLPPQALAKFVSVNKQWQDVEQSSLRLLVDASPKGYAPDWIIWNKNAGWQPDQEQPNVGSYNAIRVYLWIGMLADDLGYKKELVEHFMPMVKITQQQGVPPEQINTVTGAYSGKGPVGFSAALLPLMANSPALKEQRSRVDKSPIAPGDYYNSVLRLFGQGWDQQHYRFSPRGELIPEWN, encoded by the coding sequence ATGAAAGATCAATACACTTTTTTTTTTAAAACTTTGGTAGTCATTTTTTTGCTCCTTTTGCTTCATTCGAGCAGTCTGAAAACGTTAATGTATTGGCCATCATGGCTTGATTTCAAACGATTGTATATTAGTGATGATGGGCGAGTAGTTGACTCATCATCCCCGAATAAGGTTACTACCTCTGAAGGACAAAGTTACGCGCTATTTTTTGCCTTGGTTGCTAACGATCGTCCGATGTTTGATAAATTAATTCGATGGACAGAAAATAATCTTGCTGCAGGAGATTTAAGTGCGCAATTACCCGCTTGGTTATGGGGGCAAAATCAGCAAAAACAATGGAAAATCCTAGATCCTAATTCGGCCTCTGATTCCGATCAGTGGATAGCTTATACTCTACTTGAAGCAGGGCGTTTATGGAGGAATCAACATTATGAGTCATTGGGAACCCAATTGCTCGAACGAATTTTAAAAGAAGAAGTAGCCGATATTCCCGGTATAGGAAAAACGGTATTACCGGGTAAAATGGGCTTCGTTCATGGAAACAACTGGCGGCTTAATCCAAGTTATTTGCCACCCCAAGCGCTTGCCAAATTTGTTTCCGTCAATAAGCAGTGGCAAGATGTGGAACAAAGCAGTTTACGTTTATTGGTCGACGCCTCACCCAAAGGTTATGCCCCTGATTGGATTATTTGGAACAAAAATGCGGGTTGGCAACCCGATCAAGAACAGCCCAATGTTGGTAGCTATAATGCCATTCGTGTCTATTTATGGATTGGTATGCTCGCTGATGATCTAGGTTACAAAAAAGAACTGGTTGAGCACTTTATGCCAATGGTAAAAATTACCCAACAACAGGGAGTGCCGCCAGAGCAAATCAACACGGTTACAGGAGCGTATTCTGGTAAAGGACCAGTAGGATTCTCAGCTGCCTTATTACCCCTTATGGCCAACTCCCCTGCCCTTAAAGAACAACGTTCACGTGTGGATAAATCCCCTATAGCTCCAGGAGATTATTATAATTCAGTACTGCGGCTTTTTGGCCAAGGCTGGGATCAACAGCATTATCGTTTTAGTCCTCGGGGTGAACTTATCCCTGAATGGAATTGA
- a CDS encoding alpha/beta hydrolase, with translation MPTIVLNLLKFIIMLFCISVITLLAVRIYDSQRGLPLELWHTYVPKEMHAQEIDKLDWKQYIERENKIFDEVRQEVTQKLEKKDRVSFNRYFTGSPVYPDNFSPDWNRSYLLEPQGAPVGAVVFLHGLTDSPYSLRHIARRYREQGFITIAIRLPAHGTVPAALTDIEWEDWLAATRLAVREARKRIGPTQSLHLVGFSNGGALALKYALDAIENNKLARPNKIILISPMIGITRFARFAGFAGLPAILPAFAKAAWLSVLPEFNPFKYNSFPVNGARQSYRLTMALQQEILRVADKGLLAQLPPVLTFQSVMDYTVSTRDIVSAFYAKLPANGSELVLFDLNRAAKFGVLLRKSSGMALARYLNKPPRQFRTTTITNANVTSGKVAEHILEAGGLEESIHPLELFYPSDVYSLSHVALPFPITDGLYGLQPDPNENYGIQLGTTATRGERNVLIISLDALIRISSNPFYPYMLKRIEENIKSTKKA, from the coding sequence ATGCCAACCATAGTTCTTAACTTATTAAAATTCATAATAATGCTCTTTTGCATCAGTGTAATTACTCTGCTAGCAGTACGAATTTATGACTCACAACGCGGCCTGCCATTAGAGCTCTGGCACACTTACGTTCCCAAGGAAATGCACGCCCAGGAAATTGATAAGCTCGATTGGAAGCAATATATTGAGAGGGAAAATAAAATCTTTGATGAGGTTCGGCAAGAGGTTACGCAAAAATTAGAAAAGAAAGATCGAGTTTCTTTTAATCGCTATTTTACAGGGAGTCCCGTTTATCCTGATAATTTTTCACCTGACTGGAATCGCTCCTATCTGCTAGAACCACAAGGAGCTCCTGTTGGTGCGGTTGTGTTCTTACATGGCCTGACTGATTCTCCATACAGCCTCCGCCATATTGCTCGACGTTATCGCGAACAGGGCTTTATCACCATAGCGATAAGATTACCTGCACATGGCACCGTACCTGCCGCATTAACTGATATTGAATGGGAGGATTGGCTCGCTGCCACGCGATTAGCAGTTAGAGAGGCACGAAAGCGTATAGGTCCAACTCAATCATTGCACCTTGTGGGATTTTCTAACGGCGGTGCGCTCGCATTAAAGTACGCACTCGATGCCATTGAAAATAACAAACTAGCACGGCCAAACAAAATTATATTAATTTCGCCAATGATCGGAATTACCCGTTTTGCCCGCTTTGCCGGATTTGCTGGTTTGCCAGCCATATTACCTGCCTTTGCCAAAGCAGCTTGGTTAAGTGTGCTCCCTGAATTTAACCCATTCAAATACAATTCGTTTCCAGTGAATGGGGCACGCCAATCCTACCGTTTAACAATGGCTTTGCAACAAGAAATTCTCCGTGTCGCCGATAAAGGGCTTCTCGCTCAACTACCCCCTGTGCTAACTTTTCAATCTGTGATGGATTATACAGTCAGTACTCGCGATATCGTTTCTGCTTTTTATGCCAAATTACCGGCTAATGGCAGTGAATTGGTGTTATTTGATCTCAATAGAGCGGCAAAATTTGGCGTTTTATTACGCAAATCGTCAGGAATGGCGTTGGCACGCTATCTCAATAAACCACCTCGGCAATTTCGCACAACAACAATTACTAATGCTAACGTTACTAGCGGAAAAGTTGCCGAACATATTCTTGAAGCGGGTGGCCTTGAAGAAAGCATTCATCCGTTAGAGCTGTTCTATCCTTCAGATGTCTATTCCTTATCGCATGTAGCCTTACCTTTTCCTATAACTGATGGACTATACGGCCTACAACCAGACCCAAACGAAAACTACGGCATTCAACTAGGAACAACTGCCACGCGAGGGGAACGCAATGTATTGATCATAAGCTTAGATGCCCTGATTCGCATTTCGTCAAATCCATTTTATCCGTATATGCTCAAACGCATTGAAGAAAATATAAAATCTACAAAAAAAGCATAG